The genomic stretch cagctctccgaatagtctttgaAGAGTCTTGTTCgagtctcttgatttagtatgcaccgttgaaggacatggtcagcattctcggGTTATGCttcacaagggcaggtttcgctcgtcccgacatttaacgttttaactttttttgtgtggaaactaaacaagtttAACTACTGGTCAATTTTGACTGACTGGAATTTGACAACGGTCAtaggggtaacaactagtaagatagtttcacagttccggaacattatgcacgagtgtaaaaattaaaatactgcacattaagtactaATGTATATTTGTGGAGATATTGTGATATTAAAAGGCaacagtaaatttaaaaaatcgtaaaattggttaCAAAAAtcctaactcttgttgtaatttttCAACGTGGAGTGTTTCggaaaaaatagaaagaaacgttaatataatacagtgtaaagatgaattaaaagacattctacacacttagctagcgtatctttctaagatatatacattttttaatgcggcccgcgatacaaaaatgttgcccacccctgttatagtagtaatgctgaggtggacaattgtagtcaaactcaatttttatttcttgtccaataaaattatttgatctTATCTAATCCAGACTTGATAAAATCATAAGCTAGTTTAGGTATAGGGACTTTTTAAAGTCTCGATATAATTTGTCAGAAGTACGTTCAATACTATGACTTGTGAAATATCTTTAACTTAAATCATTATAAAACATAACAAACTCACACAGACATTTTTTGGGTCGTGCCCAATAAAATGGGGGCCCTAAGTTACACCTTGTGCAGCTTATTCGTAAATTCAGCACTGTGTGGATATGTCTGCATCCACGAGATTATAGTTGATCTGTGCATTCATGGACTGTACTTACGATTGCTATGAGCTTTTACTATTTTGCATAAATACACaaccttgtttgtttttactagGACTACATTGCattttaaattcttttgttGCATTGTGGGAATGTTAGCGTACTCATAAGGCTTCAACCATTGGCTGTACTTTAAATTGTGTTAAGTCATATTCTTTATTATGTATTACTCTGAACTGCCAGGAAAGGGATATGAAGGtccaataaaatagaaaaaaattaagagaAAAGAACAAGTAATTCATGCTTTGAATATATGTGTTGGTTAATCTAGCAAATTAGCTGCTCTTCTGGGGcttacttttataatttttaaaaaatacatttttttaaatccacatTGTCATTTTTTGTCTCCACAAAGGACGATGGTCTGTATCCATGGTAACTTGCGTATTGACTCCCTACGTTTCAAACCAAACAGAGTTAAGAATTGAGTAAATTACGGGGAGATGATCTCAAACTGTAGCTTGTCAATGACGACACAGCTCCTAGCCTTTCTGTATTTTTTAACTACAGACCAGCCATGTAGGAGATTTTTTGGCACGTAGCATAGTGTTCATGGCGCTGTAAATGACTTGTAACTAgatctttaagtttaaaaagacACATGAAATCTGATGCATGTTTGTAGGATGGCTgtatgcgtgctggactgtcgttcggtcgtctaaAAGAGTAAATGATCCCTGGCTCATACCCTGTCCGCTGccttcccccgtcgtcctgcgggaggtttggactaggaaataaattatcttcaactttgaaggaacatccgaaacattaaaatctttgacttttttaaaaatgcatgtaCATATACGTGGAGGGAGCTAACCTAAATTATACGtaataaatatgttttattttagttatctcccctgttttatattttatggtGTATGTTACACATACTCATTTGTTTTTAGGTATATTAGAAAAATTCGTAACAGGTCTACTTCTAATTAAGTacaacattgaaaataaaatagattataaAATTAACTTACAATTTTAACAATCATTAACagctttaggaaaaaaaaaaggggggggggaggattttaTACACTCTAGTTAGTGTTACTGAAATACTTGTAaacacaatataatataagGACCAGTTTCTGTGATGTTTTGAACTACAGCAATCAGCCTATCTTGATGCTAACACTTGCTGCCTCGGGCAGCCACAAGGCtgaaagtttgtttttatcttgTCACCTGTAACTGAGCTGCATATTTGTTGAATCAtgaaatgttacattttttttataattcgtTCTAGAATGGGTTAGTTTGGTTGGTTTAAGATTGGCATAAACCGTTCGGGTACCTAAGGTTGCAATATGTCAAAGTCACCCATAATATGGAAGCCCTAAAGAGTCAAAGTGAATACCTAAcgatgggagggggggggtgaggctAAGTTTAAATCTCAATGTTAGCTTGGATATTTTTATGCCACATTTGACTCCCtcagagctgtgtttactgagtgaaACCTTGACCCTGATACCCCCCACCCCATGTACACAAAAGAGAATGGGCCGAGCGATCTGACCATGGTATAAGTGCTTGGAAGATGTGGTATACAAAaagtattaatatttattttaaaaaaaaaactttttctaattgtctgcctggtcatgcggtttgcgcgctggattgtcgtttggattaatcgatggtcccgggttcaaaccctgcccgctgcaatcccccgtcgtcctacgggaggtgtggactaggaagtaaagtatcttcaactctgaaggagcatccgaaatatgtcaaacatttttcaacaaaacatttttacaagatTCATTCTGACTTCATGAAAACATGTGTTTAGTCGGATTCCCTAGCAGTTTGGTTTTTCAAGAAATAAATCGAAGTCATACAGGCGTGTTAGCATCTTCAGCTAGCACCAAAGTAGGATAGTAGGTGCTAAACTAATTGTTATCCTTGCAATGTTATTTTTGTGTTCTTTAGGATAGTTTTGGTGGCTTGAGATACTATTTTTGAGTCACTAGTTGAAGTATTATTGAGATAGTATTATTGatataggaggcgcggtggctgagcggtaaagagctTGCCTTTTGAACCGgcggtcccaggttcgaatcctggtgaagactgggatttttaatgtcgggatctttgagtccacccagctctaatgggtacctgacattacttaGGGAAATGTAAAGGTGGTTGATTGTTGTGATGTCCatatgacactctcgttaaccttaggtcacagaaacagatgaccttaacatcatctgccctatagatcacaaggtgaGAAAGAAACTCTACTACTTTTACACCACTATTACATTGAAAAGTCACTAGGTGGAATATTATTGCGTTGAATAAGAATAAGAAATTGTTTCCTATATCTGCGAAATTAGtacaaattaataatattaaaccTTTATAGCAATTACTAATGatactttttgtattttaatgacAATTAAAAGAAAGATGTACTCTTCTTTAAAAGAGATTTACTTTTCCTTGTGCCTAATATTTGTATGGTAAGATAAAAACAGGATAATGATAGATTCCTATTCCAAAATCATTTCAATTACAGTAATTCTGTTAATCCATTTGAAATTatgtgaaaaatgtatttagaacatcagactaagggacaggtcATAGTGAACTAAgcagaaaataaaagatgatttttacatttctaaatcTTGAGGTAAAAGCAATGTAAATacttttggcaaaaaaaaaaataagtaaaaagttAACTCATCCGTTCCTTTAGATTAGGctgagtatattttttttaaagaattaaatcTCTATAGTacttatctttaaaaatactttcacCACATAATCATAAATAAACAATCGAATTATAAAATGTACCACAAGACCCATGCTTTAGTAGGCATTATACAgtagcctatatagatctaggtcaaatcCAAGTTTGGAAAGAAATATAAACTTAATACAAGTTAATCGATTTGCAATAGTTTATATTTACTAGTAGTGTCTATGTACTATATTAACCacatataaactagatctatatattaaataatctaaTCGTATAATTACAGGTAgtctttcaaaaaagaaaaggattatTACCATCTACACTTAGCTTTATGTTTATCTAACTTTCcatgtttttaaaagtgttgaaaactctatggccatattacaaggtctttggggcttacaaagaccttccttcagggaacagtaccaggaaaaaagaagacaaagaaagcgatgggaagacaacataaaagaatggacgggactgccattgaaagaggttctatccaaggcaaaagacaagagAAGAATGGAGGACTAAGGCAGtcactaagagataggtgaaggtgcAGGCCATGTTTGGTCATTGATTATCTTGTAAATGGACTATTTAAACTGTACAAAGTCGTTGGTTATCTTAGCAAACTTATTCAACAGGTTTCATGATCGACTGGAACTtgaaaaaatcattttcatGCTCAAACTGATCAAATACGTAGTTTAAGTATTGATCTTTTTTAATTGCTATATAATTTGCTATAGGcaaatttaattcaaaatagaaaacaaaatatgctGCATAAATATCTTTCACAATGGTTTCAAATGACATCGTGTCGTTGAAGTTATTTCTTAAGGCTATAGAAAATTGTATTGAAAACCTCCCGATATTTTGAGCTCATTTTGAGGTAGAAGAACATATTGACCGACGCATGAAAGGCGTCAGTGTCGAATCTGAGGGCGTACACTACGTAGTAGAGGTGTTCATTGGCGCCCTCCATGGTGACCTCTGGTAAAGCGAAGGCCGTCATGGCGGTCAGCTGACCGCATACAAATGTCACTATGTACATAGTGGTAATGACTGTGACAGTTTTGCTGACTTCAAGACTCTTGGACGACATCCCTTGGAACTTCGTGTCAGCCGCGCTTTGGGCTGAGGACAGTTTTTGCCTCCACTGCCGGTTTAGGTTCAGGCGTGTGACGATGATGACCGTCGCCAGGCTGTTCAACACAATCGCCACATTGGGCATGATCAGACCCCCGATGATGTAGATCAAAGAGTGAAGCGCTTTTCCTTGGCGTGTCTCGTACCACAGAACTACAGTCGAGTTCTCAGCGTCACGTCCCCAGACGAATTTCGCTTCGCCATAATACGGAACGTATATTATAAATATGACACAGCACAGGATTAAATTGATAATGACCGTGTTCTTTGTCTTGATCACACTTTTAACGTGGAGCGGGAAAACTACACAGAACGCTCTCTCTGCGCTGATGTAAGTCTGAATTAGACATGTTAACTTGGTGAAGATCGCGTGAGGATTGCTGGTGGCCAAGGCTGTGATCGTGTAGCAATTTTTCGACGTGATGGACTTCAAGCTGTCCATAAATGTGCATAGCGGCCAGGGAAGAAGCAGCACGCTGGACAGAAGGTCTGAGAGGGACATGGTGAAGAAGGAGAAAGTGATGCTGTCCGAGGTCACGCCTTGTTTCACAAAGACCATGACGTTGATGATGTTGGTCAGCATGCCCGAGAGGCTAAATATAAACATGACGACATGAAGCAGCTGCATGGAGAGAGAGTACACACCATCATTGATAGCGGAGGTCACCGCTAAGTCATTCTTAGCACTGGACACATTCATTGTTCCAGAAGGTTTTGGTCAAGACACAGACATGGTCTTTTCGTGTAGGCTACAAATAACACATTGATGTCTCTGTGGGAAATAACTTTTGACTAAGTCAGTTCAAATATGACATTGCAATATAACATTGATGTGTCTGTGGAGAATAACTTTTTTAACGCAGAATTCTAAAATCCGTTCTCTGCCTAATATCTGTTATAATTCATTaacacttaaaacaaaataaaaaacatactACGATGAAGATTTTATGATTCACCAGAGATATCAGAATATAGCAAGAAAACATGGCCCTGGCCTTCGCTGTAGTCACTAGAGCTTCTCACGACAATGAAGTAAACAGAAATACTCTAGTTTTTATAAACACTAGACTGATGTACACGTGACCTCAAAGAAACTGATTGATTATTGActttttattaaagttttaattataggagatttgttttaaatagagaCCCTAGTCAACATTTagaattttcattgtttaaaaaattggaaGATTAAGATTGACATTTACACTTCGCTGTTAGTGCAATTTTCTCAGATAATTATAAGCCAAATCAAGTGGcagtaattataataattattggaTCTTTCAGATTTCTATCCTAAGTTGAAGGAAATGATCACTGCTTTTCTCAAGTTTGATCTATATCCATCCGCAGGATCTACTTTTTGATATTGCTGTATTTTCACAATTTTGTAAACATGGTCATTAGTTATCTCCCTTTCAACATCAAATgctgatacatttttaaatcaatgttcTGCCCTCAAAATTAAGACTTTAGACAAAATTATTGGTTTACATTCTTGGGAAAAGTCCATCATTAACAAGCAAACTTGAACTAATAGTTTGCTCATAAATGTATAGAATTAGTGCAGCTACGATGGTCGCTTGAAAGTCATTAACAATGCAGTAAAACACACAAAGCCATCAAACCTATAAAACCATTAACATCACTATAACTTAGGCTAGTCCATGACTCAGGTTAATAGATAGGTCCGTGCATTCTAATTGTTGGTTTAATTTACTGTATCTAGCCGCTTAACAACGAGACGGATTGGTGTTATAGTTCTTTTTAGAGTTTTTAACTAGATCAAATTCtatgttttttacatttcatttttttattgaagaatgATAAAGACAAATATTGTGTGAATTTATTTcgacaaaagaaacatttttagactAGCACATAATATATagcaaattgttttttttccgcTCGTTTTGGTTGTATcgtaaacagtaaaaaaaaaaaaacaaattctataAGTCTCAAAGTTATCTGTTTCCTTAGTAAAGTCTTTACAAATGATCAATGACATAGTCTAAGAATTCTTTCGTTTCTATGGCGATTTAATTCTGAACTTGAAACCAACCTTTGTAGTTGTCCAATTACTGAGTTGGACTTTGTTGATTGTAATTCATTATTAGTAGTCCTACActtaaaatgtgattttatttGATTATGTATTTGTCTGTCAGTCCATCTGTCtgattttgcacaattattccttttacctgacaacacaagaatcaattaaaaaaaacttaaccaattagttaattaactattggtaattaattattttgtttggtatcttgaataaAGGAacgaaattgtacttgactgacgtggtggtataaactgaattagtcccctttataggtcgctgctctaaattgaaacaaacactATATAACTACACGATCTACTGTAGTCATAAGTACCTCGCTGGCAGAGTGGATAGCACGGGACGTGAGGCACGAGTTCAATTTCAggtcgtacacttttttttttgtaaatgcttttaaaaaccaattacggtCAAGTCCAGCCagatctccctctctctcccttctcCCTCAtgtttcccaactggtccagacaagtgataggataacagcgtagtgagaaagctaaaagcgtgaaatagcgctaaacaaaaataattgataaaaatatttctaatcgcacagatttattatcggtctagatctactacaaatttaattacatgaccgatccaaactaattgatacaatttcacTTCGTTTGTGCAACGCAGAAAACTTGAAAACCAAATTTTATGACTCATTTTTGCATTTCACTTTCTCCTACAGTGAACAGAGACGTGGCTTAGTCTTCGGCGACGTACAGTGATGAAACACCGACAAGTGTGTGTGTAGTCGCCAACTAACCTTCTGCTAGAACGCACATCAACCTGTGGAGACACGCACAGATATGCTGAAATGTACGTTTGCTGCGATACAAACTGATTTACAGAGACATAGATTGGCCTTGCGTAGGCGAATACTGGCCTACTAAGTGGCCACTTGACCAGCTGAGTCACACATCGGGCTTCTAAAAACACAATCGTTTTGTCAACTAGTGATCTGATTCTTTACACCGGTCAACACGGACACTTATGTCAATTTCACTTCTTTGTACTGACACACCGCTCTCCTGACTCGTCTTCTAGTCAAACCGGTGTACCATTGTAACTGGTCTTTGGGCACTGAATGCACTGATGCCACCTTAATGTAGGTGTTACGATAAACTCACGTATTTGATCAGTCAGATGACACACTAACTAACACATTGCTTAAAAAACACTAGCCTCATGTTTAGCAGAGACAAGTCTTAAgcttaatcttatataatacagtgcTAGAATCTATATTATCTTAAGCAGTGTTAGACATCCAGCAGTCTACTAGGCCTACATATTCCACACTGGTCAACATATTGTGTACCTATATATGACTCATAATACGACCCCTTCCTCTCGCGCACAGCTGCTTGCTATTGTCCCCACATTATTCTGCCAAATGATCATTTGGCTGAGACAAGCAaatagcaaatattttttttgtattcctaTACATTGCTTCCATGCTCATTGCGTATCTCCCTGAAGAGAGCAAAATCGACCAGTTGATGAGCAAGTCGACTTTTTGATTCCATTGTTCTGAGCCACCAAAGCGCGGATCGCAGATGGCACAATCACATTTTCATCTGACCtggtcaatatttattttaattataaccTCAATGCTAGTCATTATatgttatttatgttttaacacCTGTACCATTTCCTTGTGGATTTCTGTTTACGTATTTTAATCGTTTTAAACACCCATTTGGTTTCTGTTTTCATACAAAAAAATCTGGGCATTTTAATTCACGTAGTTTGTAAGAtatgtatttctatttattgAGAATTAATGGAATTGTCGTTCATTTGTGGAGTAGCTTAGTCTAGATTGTGACTCTAGTTCGTTGAATGGCCAAGTAAGTAGTCCGTCATCTATGGTAACAAACGACTAGGATTTATCTTAGAGagcatttaatattaaatgaaacaaaaaaaaaagataatcgattttcgttgTTAAAAGAGGGAAAACCACATTATTTCTGTAGCTGGGGAGCTGGGGAGGACATTGAAATAGTTCAGACTTATAAATATCTTGGTATGTCTTAGATGATACATTAAATTATACTGTAAATACTAATTatatcacacacaaaaaaggggCAACAATGATTACGATTACCAAAAAAATGTCCTCCTTTactgttagcgaaaaggccttgtcAGTGTTTTACCAGGCTCAAATCTGCAGTATTTTAAGCATCAATATCATTGACGGGTATAATCTaaacatctaatatataaagcagaaagtaaggcctatgtatgtatgtatgttccgaatgaaaatgaaaaccgtttaaccaatctttataaaACTTGACATAAAAGTTCCTTTGATCAttgcggagaccgtagtgtatatTTGATGTCCCTCCCACTTCCGAAGAGCCCTAAAAATAGCCAGAAAGTACCCAATAGTAtctttaataaataaagaaacttTTAAACGAATCGGGTAAGcccgttttcacagtaattTACATTGAATATGAATATGTCGACTGAACGGGTGAACCCATTTtcatactttacttttattttcgagacaaaaaaaaatgtttgacagaTCTAAATTCAGTAGATTAGTAATAGCAAACTAAGACACtcaggccgcgggtcatatccggctagttaaaaaatagaaataaaatgctGAAAATCCTAAATGTTGTTGGTAAGGTCATTGGTAGCAAACAAACTTCATTGGGGCAACTGTTTGAGAGAAATATTCGTAAAAATGCTGGAAAGATTAgaaatatatctataaatacCCTGTGGGCCAGGACTTTGAGATTTTATCATCACAAAGTAGAGACATGATACcgtttacaaaaacaaacaggCATTGAAACTCCTTTGTTCCCCTGATGTAAACACTTCATATGTTATACTTTTGAGTGAAACTATTGTGAATTGAATGTTTCTATAGCTATAATGTAttttaatgcacaaattgtacgACACATTTCCTCATTGataataaaaagtattattattataattattgtcattattattatttcttgaggACATAGAGCCCTGTTTTTGAAAAAACTTTCTTACTAACATAGGCCTACGCTGTACAAAGAGAATTAGGTGAACAACAGAAATGCCAATCAATTTGGAGCATGTGTCTTCACCCAGAAAAATGGTACATTATTAAGAgtattaaaacaaatgaaaacaacttatctttttcatggtaaaccagttacaCAGACGAAAACCTCGAAAAAACAAGATGCTACagtaaaatgaaaaattatcataaaatcctcataaaggaaaaaaaaaattagtgaagaaataaaagaaaaaaaaatagggtttatgaaaagaaattacGAATCAAACACAAACATAATTTCTGTAATGCTATTgaaccttggttagaccaatagtACAATAAACGTCCTTTGCGATGGGAGCCTTagctaaaaaaacatttttaaaaaaactagaatatAACGCTGTGATTATTTATAACAAAGAaatgcgcggtggctgagtgataaagggCTTGGCTCCTACTTagagaaagataaaggcatGAAAGCCATGAATAAGCCAGCGCACAAGACTTGTGTCAcatgccccctccccccccccccaccctttccCTTGCGCactcactagcggatccagaactttggagtgggggggggcgatttttttccaaaccctaaccctaacgcccagtaaaccctaaccctacgcataaacgtgcatacagcgcgcgcgcacacacacacacgcacacacacacgcacacacatatatatatgtatgtatatatatatatatatatatatatatatatatatatatatatatatatatatatatatatatatatatatatatatatatatatatataaatatgagaataaaaaaagcagcatttctcaaccttc from Biomphalaria glabrata chromosome 9, xgBioGlab47.1, whole genome shotgun sequence encodes the following:
- the LOC106061104 gene encoding uncharacterized protein LOC106061104, giving the protein MNVSSAKNDLAVTSAINDGVYSLSMQLLHVVMFIFSLSGMLTNIINVMVFVKQGVTSDSITFSFFTMSLSDLLSSVLLLPWPLCTFMDSLKSITSKNCYTITALATSNPHAIFTKLTCLIQTYISAERAFCVVFPLHVKSVIKTKNTVIINLILCCVIFIIYVPYYGEAKFVWGRDAENSTVVLWYETRQGKALHSLIYIIGGLIMPNVAIVLNSLATVIIVTRLNLNRQWRQKLSSAQSAADTKFQGMSSKSLEVSKTVTVITTMYIVTFVCGQLTAMTAFALPEVTMEGANEHLYYVVYALRFDTDAFHASVNMFFYLKMSSKYREVFNTIFYSLKK